In Lacrimispora indolis DSM 755, a genomic segment contains:
- a CDS encoding GntP family permease, which translates to MDMVVILLGLAILLILTLKKVPVVYAAAISVIFIALFSRLPVVSTMTSDYMTGFSNFVKSSWLMLLLGAILSKVMDVTGAARSIASFIIGKLGVKFAIPAIVIAGGLLTYGGVSAMVSCFALYPITLAVFRKANLPRYLIPATIGAGIFTWVTMLPGNPQVQNIIPSSYLPTDAMAAPVVGIVCGVFTLVLILIYLTYEANKARKKEIGFEVDDNTIKILEKTDEMEAKGKLPNVILSILPIVCVAVVLNVFRQDISVALLSGIALCVILFFKNITGVQQILTDSVNSAAVTTINASAIVAIGSVVKISPGFSKMVDGILSFSTSGGNPLIIFGIATTLLCGLNASGMGGLSTALSVLAEPFMAMGVNPAIMHRIGVIASVGLDSLPHSGGIVAVLAISDVSYKDGYKYLFVVTVVITLLALALALVLGNIIYPLSA; encoded by the coding sequence ATGGATATGGTTGTTATTCTGTTGGGTCTTGCGATTTTACTTATCCTTACACTTAAGAAAGTTCCGGTTGTGTATGCCGCAGCGATCAGTGTTATCTTTATCGCATTATTCAGCCGGCTGCCGGTTGTTTCAACAATGACCAGCGATTACATGACAGGATTTTCAAATTTTGTAAAATCATCATGGCTTATGCTTTTGTTAGGTGCCATCCTTTCAAAGGTTATGGATGTAACAGGGGCAGCAAGATCAATAGCTTCATTTATTATTGGTAAGTTAGGGGTCAAATTTGCAATCCCTGCAATTGTTATTGCCGGTGGTCTTCTTACTTATGGCGGTGTATCTGCAATGGTTTCCTGTTTTGCATTATACCCAATTACATTAGCTGTGTTTAGAAAGGCAAATTTACCAAGATACTTAATTCCAGCGACAATTGGTGCGGGAATATTTACATGGGTCACCATGTTACCTGGTAATCCCCAGGTACAGAACATCATTCCGTCCTCCTATTTACCTACAGATGCTATGGCAGCACCTGTGGTAGGCATTGTCTGCGGAGTATTCACACTGGTTTTAATTCTTATCTACTTAACATATGAAGCAAATAAAGCCAGGAAAAAAGAGATCGGTTTTGAAGTAGATGATAATACGATAAAAATATTAGAGAAAACAGATGAAATGGAAGCAAAAGGAAAATTACCTAATGTAATCCTTTCAATCCTCCCTATTGTATGTGTCGCAGTTGTGCTTAATGTTTTCAGACAGGACATTTCAGTCGCATTATTATCAGGTATTGCATTATGTGTAATCCTTTTCTTCAAGAATATTACAGGAGTTCAGCAGATCCTTACAGACTCAGTGAACAGCGCTGCTGTAACAACGATCAATGCATCTGCAATTGTTGCTATTGGTTCTGTAGTTAAAATTTCACCAGGCTTCAGCAAGATGGTAGACGGAATTCTCAGCTTCAGCACGTCAGGCGGTAATCCGCTGATCATCTTTGGTATTGCTACTACACTTTTATGCGGATTAAATGCTTCTGGTATGGGCGGCTTATCAACAGCACTATCCGTATTAGCCGAGCCATTCATGGCAATGGGAGTTAATCCAGCAATCATGCACAGAATTGGTGTTATTGCCTCAGTGGGCCTTGACAGCTTGCCCCATAGCGGCGGCATTGTTGCAGTTCTTGCAATTTCAGATGTTTCATATAAGGATGGGTACAAATACTTATTCGTGGTAACCGTTGTCATTACACTGTTAGCTCTTGCATTAGCATTGGTGTTAGGAAATATCATTTATCCGCTTTCAGCTTAA
- a CDS encoding GH1 family beta-glucosidase yields MEKRHFPEGFAWGAATASYQIEGAWDEDGRGETIWDRYCSVPGNVLNGDDGKIACDHYHRYKEDVALMKKMGIKAYRFSIAWSRTLPKGYGEVNEKGLEFYSRLIDELLDAGIEPYITLYHWDLPQALQDIGGWANPQMPEYFLEYAKIIIDAFHGKVKKWITLNEPYCAAFLGNSEGRQAPGIRDFSTAVRVSYYLYVGHGLAVDYFRKKGCDGEIGITLNLMGRLPLTDKPEDIQAAARADGYLNRWFAEPIVYGRYPQEMIGFYRSKGVRLPEFREEHMKLIGQKLDFIGLNYYNDFHVKADDSVWPLGFRIQNPKYVPVNDRNWPVTEQGLVNMLLRMKNEYGIDKIYITENGTSFPDVVSMEGKVEDGGRKDYLHRHLTALWKAISQGVNVQGYFQWSLYDNFEWSFGYGSRFGIVFVDFNTQERIIKESGHWYSRVIEQNGV; encoded by the coding sequence ATGGAAAAGAGGCATTTCCCTGAAGGTTTTGCCTGGGGAGCAGCTACTGCATCATACCAGATCGAAGGCGCCTGGGACGAGGATGGAAGAGGAGAAACCATATGGGACAGGTATTGTTCGGTTCCCGGCAATGTTTTAAATGGAGATGATGGAAAAATTGCATGTGACCACTATCACAGGTACAAAGAGGATGTGGCTTTGATGAAGAAAATGGGGATCAAGGCTTACCGGTTTTCCATTGCATGGTCCAGGACCCTTCCAAAAGGATACGGGGAAGTCAATGAAAAGGGACTTGAATTCTACAGCCGCCTTATTGACGAGCTTCTTGATGCGGGAATTGAACCGTATATCACCTTATACCACTGGGACCTCCCCCAGGCTCTCCAGGACATAGGCGGCTGGGCCAATCCTCAGATGCCGGAATATTTCCTGGAATATGCAAAGATTATTATAGATGCATTTCATGGCAAGGTGAAGAAATGGATCACATTAAATGAACCTTACTGCGCTGCCTTTCTAGGCAATTCTGAGGGACGCCAGGCTCCCGGCATCCGGGATTTCTCAACTGCGGTGCGGGTGTCTTACTATCTTTATGTGGGTCATGGTCTGGCTGTGGATTATTTCCGTAAAAAGGGCTGTGACGGAGAAATCGGAATTACCTTAAACCTTATGGGAAGGCTTCCCCTTACGGATAAACCAGAGGATATTCAGGCAGCAGCCAGAGCAGATGGGTATTTAAACCGCTGGTTTGCAGAACCAATTGTGTACGGCAGATATCCTCAGGAAATGATCGGGTTTTACCGTTCCAAAGGGGTCCGTCTTCCGGAGTTTAGGGAGGAGCACATGAAGCTCATCGGACAGAAGCTGGATTTCATTGGTCTGAATTATTACAATGACTTTCATGTAAAGGCAGATGACAGCGTGTGGCCCCTTGGCTTTAGGATACAAAATCCAAAATACGTTCCCGTCAATGACAGGAACTGGCCGGTGACAGAGCAAGGTCTGGTGAATATGCTTTTGCGGATGAAGAATGAATACGGAATTGATAAGATTTACATTACGGAAAACGGCACTTCCTTTCCGGATGTGGTTTCCATGGAAGGAAAGGTGGAAGACGGCGGAAGGAAGGATTATCTTCACAGGCATTTAACAGCACTTTGGAAGGCCATTTCCCAGGGAGTTAATGTCCAGGGATATTTCCAGTGGTCTTTGTATGATAACTTTGAGTGGTCATTCGGATATGGCAGCCGTTTCGGAATCGTATTTGTGGACTTCAATACCCAGGAGAGAATTATCAAGGAAAGCGGACACTGGTATTCCAGGGTGATTGAACAGAATGGGGTATAA
- a CDS encoding mannonate dehydratase: protein MMRLAYGQIRSVDKEILTNARQMGIDRVQFNLPYDLPAKEFWKYDDLARFKEECDRYGVIVEAMENMPISFYDKAMLGLEGRDQQIENVCESIRSLGRVGIPVLGYHFSPSFVWRTENHAPAGRYGAAVQAFDLDKQKQGIDDMADFGQRRDVMVPDVESLWENFEYFMKRIIPVAEEYHVTMALHPDDPPIESLSGIARMFVDVDSYKRAEAMINSPNWGLLFCIGTFSQMKGGAKNIFDAIDYFGPRKKLIYAHMRDVQGTVPKFQECFLGEGNFDPFQVIYALMHSGFDGFMVSDHVPGIEGDRDWGHKVRYADTAYIKGLMEAIEKMGTMEKCINGKEEKDYGKTD, encoded by the coding sequence ATGATGAGATTAGCATATGGACAGATTCGGAGCGTGGATAAGGAGATCCTCACCAATGCCAGGCAGATGGGCATTGACAGGGTACAGTTTAACCTCCCGTATGATCTGCCTGCCAAAGAGTTTTGGAAATACGATGATCTGGCTCGTTTTAAAGAAGAATGCGACAGGTACGGCGTGATCGTGGAGGCGATGGAGAATATGCCCATTTCTTTTTATGACAAGGCCATGCTGGGTCTGGAAGGAAGAGATCAGCAGATTGAGAATGTCTGCGAATCCATCCGCAGTCTGGGCCGTGTGGGGATTCCTGTGCTGGGATACCATTTTTCACCTTCCTTTGTCTGGAGAACGGAAAATCACGCTCCAGCAGGAAGGTATGGCGCTGCTGTACAGGCTTTTGACTTAGATAAACAGAAACAGGGCATTGATGATATGGCGGATTTTGGTCAGAGAAGAGATGTTATGGTGCCTGATGTGGAATCGCTGTGGGAGAATTTTGAATATTTTATGAAACGCATCATACCTGTGGCTGAGGAATATCATGTGACCATGGCACTTCATCCGGATGACCCTCCCATAGAAAGCCTGTCGGGGATTGCTAGGATGTTTGTTGATGTGGACAGCTATAAACGGGCGGAAGCTATGATTAACAGCCCTAACTGGGGGCTTTTGTTCTGCATCGGAACCTTTTCACAGATGAAAGGCGGGGCTAAGAACATTTTTGATGCCATTGATTATTTTGGACCCAGGAAAAAACTTATTTATGCCCATATGAGGGATGTACAGGGTACGGTGCCTAAATTCCAGGAATGCTTTCTGGGGGAAGGGAATTTCGATCCCTTCCAGGTGATATATGCACTGATGCATTCAGGCTTTGATGGCTTTATGGTCAGCGACCATGTGCCTGGCATTGAGGGCGATCGGGATTGGGGCCACAAGGTACGCTATGCGGATACTGCTTACATAAAAGGACTGATGGAAGCTATAGAGAAAATGGGCACTATGGAAAAGTGCATCAATGGAAAGGAAGAGAAAGATTATGGAAAGACCGATTGA
- a CDS encoding VOC family protein translates to MERPIEDMRLAQIGFLVNDIEKTKKEFARFFGVEEPETVNSGEFEITKTEYRGEPAPKAKCYMTFFYFGDLQMELIQPNEEPSIWKEHLEQFGEGIHHISFNIKGMQKTISACEDWGMKLLQKGEYRRGNGRYAFMDALDSLKVVIELLERDE, encoded by the coding sequence ATGGAAAGACCGATTGAGGATATGAGACTGGCACAGATTGGATTTCTGGTAAATGATATTGAAAAGACAAAAAAGGAGTTTGCGCGTTTCTTTGGAGTTGAGGAGCCTGAAACCGTAAACAGCGGTGAATTCGAGATTACAAAGACAGAATACAGGGGAGAACCGGCGCCAAAGGCAAAGTGCTATATGACCTTTTTTTATTTCGGAGATTTACAGATGGAGCTGATCCAGCCAAATGAAGAGCCAAGCATCTGGAAGGAGCATTTAGAACAGTTCGGTGAGGGAATCCACCATATTTCTTTCAATATAAAAGGCATGCAAAAGACAATCAGCGCCTGTGAGGATTGGGGAATGAAACTGCTGCAAAAAGGTGAGTACAGGAGAGGAAATGGAAGATATGCATTTATGGATGCTCTGGACAGCCTGAAAGTAGTAATAGAACTGTTGGAGCGCGACGAATAA
- a CDS encoding cupin domain-containing protein has product MIRQRDEKIYDKKPSPFNGNGEILVRSLLNGPEEMYQAGRVFGHTTVYPGSAIGYHVHENESETYYILSGTAKYNDNGTIRTVTAGDVTFTGTDEGHGIEAIGNEPVEMIALILYDKRA; this is encoded by the coding sequence ATGATTCGACAAAGAGATGAGAAGATTTATGATAAAAAACCAAGCCCATTTAATGGAAACGGTGAAATATTAGTCAGAAGTCTTCTGAATGGACCGGAAGAAATGTATCAGGCAGGCAGAGTATTTGGACATACTACAGTATATCCTGGTTCAGCAATTGGTTATCATGTTCATGAAAATGAATCGGAAACCTATTATATTTTAAGTGGTACAGCAAAATACAATGATAATGGAACAATCAGAACCGTAACTGCAGGAGATGTCACATTTACAGGGACCGATGAAGGTCACGGAATAGAAGCAATCGGCAATGAGCCAGTTGAGATGATTGCATTGATCTTATACGATAAGAGAGCATAA
- a CDS encoding flotillin family protein, whose product MLKLLLSIAPVIIFAIIILGILASGYVKAPPDTAYIISGLKKKTKILIGRAGIKIPFLERLDKLNLKLIPLDIRTKDPVPTQDCINIFVDAAVNVKIKAEDESIDLAAQNFLNKSSEEIGAIVSEVLEGNVREIICTMKLRELIGDRKTFVSKVSENVIPDLEKMGIELVSFNVQNFRDENDVINNLGIDNISQIKKDAAIAKANANKEVAIAQSSADREANDARVNAESEIAIRNNELEIKKAELQQVSDAKRAQADAAYEIQKQEQQKTIQAATVNAQIAKAEREAELKNKEVAVMQQTLEAEINKKADAERYAIEQKAAADLARRQREAEAKKYEQEKEAEAKKAQAEAQKYSMLQEAEGIKAKGEAEAAAIQAKGIAEAEAMEKKAEAYQKYNKIAMAEMMIKVLPEIAGKIAEPLSQIDKITIIGGGNGDGGNGISSVAGNVPVVMAKLFESMKEATGVDLSEIMRAETYDAKVTKNLNITGIPDNVKTTDAANAILATEVEAEVRTEKEQTDESI is encoded by the coding sequence ATGTTAAAGCTGTTATTAAGCATTGCCCCAGTCATTATTTTTGCCATTATAATATTAGGAATCCTTGCTTCCGGTTATGTAAAGGCTCCGCCGGATACTGCATACATCATTTCCGGCTTAAAGAAGAAAACAAAAATATTAATTGGCCGGGCAGGAATTAAAATTCCTTTTTTAGAAAGACTTGATAAGCTGAATCTAAAATTGATACCTCTTGACATCAGAACAAAAGATCCGGTGCCAACACAGGATTGTATTAACATTTTTGTGGATGCAGCCGTAAACGTTAAGATCAAGGCAGAGGATGAATCAATCGATCTTGCCGCACAGAATTTCTTGAATAAGAGTTCAGAGGAAATCGGCGCAATCGTATCAGAAGTTCTGGAAGGTAATGTTCGTGAGATTATCTGTACCATGAAATTACGTGAGTTAATTGGTGACAGGAAAACTTTCGTAAGTAAGGTTTCTGAAAATGTAATCCCTGATCTGGAAAAGATGGGGATTGAGCTGGTAAGCTTTAATGTTCAGAATTTCCGTGATGAAAATGACGTTATCAATAACCTGGGTATTGATAATATTTCACAAATTAAAAAGGATGCGGCCATTGCAAAAGCAAATGCAAATAAAGAGGTTGCCATCGCACAGTCCTCGGCTGACAGAGAGGCAAACGATGCAAGAGTAAATGCTGAGTCGGAAATTGCAATAAGGAATAATGAACTTGAAATTAAAAAAGCTGAATTACAGCAGGTTTCGGATGCAAAGAGAGCACAGGCAGACGCTGCATATGAAATCCAGAAACAAGAGCAGCAAAAGACAATTCAGGCTGCTACCGTCAATGCTCAGATTGCCAAGGCAGAAAGAGAAGCCGAGCTGAAAAACAAGGAAGTTGCAGTTATGCAGCAGACTTTGGAAGCTGAGATCAATAAAAAAGCAGATGCAGAGCGCTATGCGATTGAACAAAAGGCTGCGGCTGATTTAGCAAGAAGACAGAGAGAAGCCGAAGCTAAGAAATATGAACAGGAAAAAGAAGCTGAAGCAAAAAAGGCTCAGGCAGAAGCACAAAAGTATTCCATGCTTCAGGAAGCAGAAGGTATCAAGGCAAAGGGGGAAGCAGAAGCGGCCGCAATTCAGGCAAAGGGTATAGCCGAAGCAGAAGCAATGGAAAAGAAAGCGGAAGCTTACCAAAAGTACAATAAGATTGCCATGGCGGAAATGATGATCAAGGTTCTCCCTGAAATTGCCGGGAAGATTGCAGAACCTTTGTCCCAGATTGACAAGATTACCATTATTGGCGGAGGAAATGGAGACGGGGGCAACGGTATCAGCTCTGTAGCGGGAAATGTGCCCGTTGTTATGGCTAAGTTATTTGAATCAATGAAAGAAGCGACAGGGGTTGACTTGTCGGAGATCATGAGAGCAGAAACTTATGATGCAAAAGTAACGAAGAACTTAAATATCACTGGAATTCCAGACAATGTGAAAACAACAGATGCAGCAAATGCAATATTGGCGACAGAAGTCGAGGCAGAGGTGAGAACAGAGAAAGAACAGACAGACGAGTCTATTTAA
- a CDS encoding isocitrate lyase/PEP mutase family protein, producing MKNEYLKKETASFKELVKNEQIFAPCVWDCRTARAAELSGFKALMLSGGQLAESIAGLPDIGLITADDLVQSTERICNYSSLPLIVDADDGFGDTPLTTYRLIKRLINAGAKGCTIDDTTGIRGWNRWGFAMMNGYKDGDIKHEVVSKEKWLAKIAASLEAAKGTDFLVIARTECKLEYGIHEAISRCKAAEAMAKDMGVEIMTLIIGLKTIQEAEKVSREVTGWKMWPDVMSKNGKADIDLDDVIPYGFNFVTCHVFEKASMFGMYVYGKETLKDRNTVFHDEHDMGGIPKEEMSNWIDMGLNYYIGIEDEFNEAAKKYNK from the coding sequence ATGAAAAACGAATATTTAAAAAAAGAAACAGCTTCCTTTAAGGAGTTAGTAAAAAATGAACAGATTTTTGCTCCATGCGTATGGGATTGCCGTACAGCAAGAGCCGCTGAATTATCTGGATTTAAGGCATTAATGTTAAGCGGCGGACAGTTGGCTGAAAGCATTGCAGGACTTCCGGATATTGGACTTATTACTGCGGATGATCTGGTTCAGTCTACAGAAAGAATCTGTAATTACTCTTCACTTCCTCTTATTGTTGACGCAGATGACGGATTTGGTGATACACCGTTAACAACATACCGTCTGATCAAGAGACTCATCAATGCCGGCGCTAAAGGCTGTACGATTGATGATACAACAGGTATCAGAGGTTGGAACAGATGGGGCTTCGCCATGATGAATGGCTACAAAGACGGCGATATCAAGCATGAGGTCGTATCAAAAGAAAAATGGTTAGCTAAGATTGCAGCCAGTCTTGAAGCAGCAAAGGGAACAGATTTTCTTGTTATTGCACGTACAGAGTGCAAGTTGGAATACGGGATTCATGAGGCAATCAGCCGATGCAAAGCAGCTGAAGCCATGGCAAAGGACATGGGCGTTGAAATAATGACTCTGATCATTGGTCTTAAGACAATCCAAGAAGCGGAAAAAGTGAGCAGGGAAGTAACAGGCTGGAAGATGTGGCCAGATGTTATGAGTAAGAACGGCAAGGCTGATATTGATCTTGATGATGTGATTCCTTATGGCTTTAACTTTGTTACATGCCATGTGTTTGAAAAAGCTTCCATGTTCGGTATGTACGTATATGGTAAAGAAACTCTTAAGGACCGTAATACAGTATTCCATGATGAGCATGATATGGGCGGGATTCCTAAAGAAGAAATGTCAAACTGGATTGATATGGGACTTAACTATTATATTGGAATAGAAGATGAATTTAACGAAGCAGCAAAAAAGTATAATAAGTAA
- a CDS encoding GntR family transcriptional regulator produces MKEKETQNSKGLKEHTYQILKERMVDCIYPPGSLLNEAQLATDLKLSRTPIREAISKLEMEGFVKILPKKGIYVTDITFNEVIQVFQTRFEIEPIALRLAGPRLPKEELAALCQKFHEPIMDIHNSFRLDTAMHLFIIEHCGNRYIIDMMRRVFEENTRIIISSKQNQLQVHDAKKEHIDILNMLMNDKYQEAEVAMRIHIESCRKAALDYFYNSQIYVAAPYSSYKKELKKL; encoded by the coding sequence ATGAAAGAAAAAGAAACACAAAACAGCAAAGGATTAAAAGAACATACCTATCAAATTCTAAAAGAACGAATGGTTGACTGCATTTATCCACCAGGAAGTCTGTTAAATGAAGCTCAATTAGCAACAGATTTAAAGTTGAGCCGTACACCCATCAGGGAAGCGATCAGTAAATTGGAAATGGAAGGATTTGTAAAGATTCTTCCCAAAAAAGGAATTTATGTAACAGATATCACCTTTAATGAAGTGATCCAGGTATTCCAGACACGTTTTGAAATCGAGCCGATCGCGCTGCGCCTTGCCGGTCCCCGGCTTCCTAAAGAAGAACTTGCGGCTCTTTGTCAGAAATTTCATGAACCAATTATGGATATCCATAACAGCTTTCGTTTGGATACAGCAATGCATCTTTTTATCATTGAACATTGCGGGAATCGTTATATCATCGACATGATGCGCAGAGTATTCGAAGAGAATACACGAATTATTATTTCCAGCAAGCAGAATCAGCTGCAGGTTCATGATGCAAAAAAAGAGCATATTGATATTCTTAATATGTTAATGAATGACAAATACCAGGAAGCGGAAGTTGCAATGCGGATTCACATTGAATCCTGCCGAAAGGCCGCCCTTGATTATTTTTATAACAGTCAGATCTATGTAGCGGCGCCATATAGTTCCTATAAGAAAGAGTTAAAAAAGCTGTAA
- a CDS encoding NADP-dependent glyceraldehyde-3-phosphate dehydrogenase, translating into MSGLCNEKLIYGNLVNGQWVESASGNVITVTSPVDGSFIGGIQAISKEEVSEVIRHSKEGLPLWASVPIYEKARILYKAAELLEERAEEISDILMMEIAKDKKSSLSEVKRTADFLRFTADAGKSLEGTAVSGENFPGGSRNKMSYVKRIPLGTVLAISPFNYPINLSASKIAPALIGGNTVILKPATQGAISALHLVKALQDAGLPDGVLQSVTGKGSEIGDYIVTHEGIDFINFTGSTEVGRHLSKISCMTPLLLELGGKDAALVLEDADLEYAANNIMEGAFSYSGQRCTAVKRIITTDKVADRLVGMLKTGIEKLSVGDPRDSVVVTPLIDQKAADFAEFLIQDAIAKGAELIVGNKREGNLVYPTLLDKVTVDMEIAWKEPFSPILPIIRVKDMEEGVEIANRSEYGLQSSVFTKDINKAFHIAEKLEVGTVQINNKTERGPDHFPFLGVKASGMGTQGVRYSIEAMTRPKAITINLTE; encoded by the coding sequence ATGTCTGGATTATGCAATGAAAAGCTTATTTATGGAAATTTAGTCAATGGACAGTGGGTGGAATCAGCATCGGGCAATGTCATTACCGTGACCTCTCCTGTGGACGGCTCTTTTATCGGTGGGATACAGGCAATCAGCAAAGAAGAAGTCAGTGAGGTTATCCGCCATTCGAAGGAAGGCCTTCCTTTGTGGGCCAGTGTTCCCATATATGAAAAGGCACGGATACTGTACAAGGCGGCAGAGCTTTTGGAGGAAAGAGCAGAAGAGATATCAGATATTCTGATGATGGAGATTGCAAAGGATAAAAAATCTTCCTTATCAGAAGTAAAGAGAACTGCGGATTTTCTTCGGTTTACTGCTGATGCTGGAAAAAGCCTGGAAGGAACCGCAGTGAGCGGGGAAAATTTCCCAGGAGGCTCCCGCAATAAAATGTCCTATGTAAAAAGAATCCCTCTTGGTACCGTTTTAGCCATATCGCCCTTTAATTACCCCATCAATTTATCGGCTTCCAAGATAGCACCGGCTTTGATCGGGGGCAATACGGTCATATTAAAACCGGCGACACAGGGAGCCATCAGCGCTCTTCACCTTGTAAAGGCGTTACAGGATGCCGGGTTGCCGGATGGGGTACTGCAGAGCGTTACGGGTAAAGGCAGTGAGATCGGTGATTATATCGTAACACATGAAGGCATTGATTTTATTAATTTCACGGGCAGTACGGAAGTTGGCAGGCATTTATCCAAAATATCCTGTATGACCCCACTGTTACTGGAGCTTGGCGGCAAGGATGCGGCTCTTGTGCTGGAAGATGCTGATCTGGAATATGCGGCAAATAATATTATGGAAGGTGCATTTTCTTATTCCGGACAGCGTTGTACGGCAGTGAAGCGTATTATTACCACAGATAAAGTCGCGGACCGGTTAGTAGGTATGCTGAAAACAGGAATTGAAAAGTTATCAGTGGGAGATCCCAGAGACAGTGTGGTGGTCACCCCTTTGATCGATCAGAAAGCTGCTGATTTTGCCGAATTCCTAATTCAGGATGCCATTGCCAAAGGTGCAGAACTGATTGTTGGAAATAAGAGAGAGGGAAATTTAGTCTATCCTACTTTGCTGGATAAGGTAACCGTGGATATGGAGATTGCATGGAAAGAACCGTTTTCACCGATTCTTCCTATCATCCGGGTAAAGGATATGGAGGAAGGGGTAGAGATAGCCAACCGTTCTGAATATGGCTTACAGTCTTCCGTATTTACCAAAGATATCAACAAGGCCTTTCACATTGCTGAAAAATTAGAAGTAGGAACCGTGCAGATTAATAACAAGACAGAAAGAGGACCGGATCATTTTCCGTTTTTGGGAGTAAAAGCCTCCGGCATGGGAACCCAGGGGGTAAGGTATTCCATAGAGGCGATGACAAGACCAAAGGCAATCACCATTAATTTGACAGAATAA
- a CDS encoding Gfo/Idh/MocA family protein produces the protein MKGIKKVKTAVIGCGAISRIYIENMAKTFEILELTGVCDLNRRLAEETADAYGIRAMSMEEILEDGEIEIVVNLTNPAAHYEVIKNLLDHGKHVYTEKVLAADIDQARELTALAAEKGKLLCSAPDTFLGAAVQTAKYLVESGLIGTVTSSVAVLQRDARLLAEKFPYTAKSGGGIGIDVGIYYTTAMINVLGEVKEVCGMSGVSMAEQKHYFVKNDNFGETYFQESETYLMSTMRFKSGCMGTLHFNSRSIRTEKPYVAFYGTEGIIFLEDPNFFGGEVRVILKGRTEPVVFPHTHGYDGNDRGLGVAEMAWALREGRIPRTNGDMALHALEILTGTIESGETKTFYEMKSGFERQPMLPRGYLGGNYAQNQPEGGLCF, from the coding sequence ATGAAAGGAATAAAGAAAGTAAAGACAGCGGTAATCGGATGCGGAGCAATCAGCCGGATCTATATTGAAAATATGGCAAAGACCTTTGAAATTCTGGAATTGACAGGAGTCTGCGATTTAAATCGCCGGTTGGCGGAAGAAACAGCCGATGCTTACGGTATACGGGCCATGTCCATGGAAGAGATCCTGGAGGATGGTGAAATAGAAATCGTGGTGAACTTAACCAATCCTGCCGCTCATTATGAGGTCATAAAGAACCTTTTGGACCATGGGAAGCACGTGTATACGGAAAAGGTGCTGGCAGCTGATATTGACCAGGCAAGAGAGCTGACAGCCCTGGCTGCTGAGAAGGGAAAGCTGCTTTGCAGCGCACCGGACACATTTCTGGGGGCAGCTGTGCAGACTGCTAAGTATCTGGTAGAATCGGGTTTAATTGGGACCGTGACCTCCAGTGTGGCTGTTTTGCAGAGGGATGCCCGCCTTTTGGCTGAGAAATTTCCCTACACGGCCAAATCAGGAGGCGGAATTGGGATTGATGTGGGAATTTATTATACCACTGCCATGATTAATGTGCTGGGAGAGGTGAAAGAAGTGTGCGGGATGTCCGGAGTTTCCATGGCGGAGCAGAAGCACTACTTTGTGAAAAATGATAATTTCGGAGAAACCTATTTCCAGGAATCAGAGACATATCTTATGAGTACCATGCGCTTTAAAAGCGGCTGTATGGGAACTCTTCACTTTAATTCCAGAAGCATCCGCACAGAGAAACCTTATGTGGCGTTCTATGGCACGGAGGGCATCATTTTCCTGGAGGATCCCAACTTCTTCGGAGGTGAGGTGAGGGTGATATTAAAAGGCAGGACAGAGCCTGTCGTATTCCCGCATACTCATGGGTACGACGGCAACGACAGAGGTCTTGGAGTGGCAGAGATGGCCTGGGCCTTAAGGGAAGGACGTATACCCAGAACAAACGGTGATATGGCTCTTCATGCATTGGAGATCCTTACGGGAACCATTGAAAGCGGAGAAACAAAAACCTTTTATGAGATGAAATCCGGATTTGAGAGGCAGCCTATGCTGCCGAGGGGATATCTGGGCGGGAATTATGCACAGAATCAGCCTGAGGGTGGGCTGTGTTTTTAG